A segment of the Bacteriovorax sp. PP10 genome:
GAACTAAGAGAGGATTCACATGAAAAAGATCCTATCGACATTTATTATAACGATGATTCTTTTTAGCAGCACACTTAGCTTTGCTGCTGAAACGAAAACGTTTATTATTACTCCTGAGTCTATTAGAACTCAGATGTTTTCAAGCAATATGACTTTGCTTCAGGCCCTAAACAATGTTGAGAAATCAAAACTAGACGTGAGCATGGCAAGAGCTAAACTTCTTCCTTCGCTTAATCTCGGATTGTTAATTCCTGCTTTAGCGAACCCAACTTTTTTACTTGCTCAAGTTTCATTTCTTTTTCCTTTTTTAATCCCTTCTAACTGGGCAGTCTTAAAACAAGAGAAAGCTTTATTAGAAGCAGACCGATTAGCGTACAAAGCTCTTCAGCTTAATATTCTAAGTAATGCCCTTTCTCTTTATTACACTTATTTAAATGATATCCAGGTTCAACAAATCTACTCTGAGCAATCGACAACTCTTGGGCTTTTATACCAAAGCTTAAAGAGACAAGCGTCTGTTCTAGGAAACGTGACAACTGAAGATTTAAATATGGCCGCTGCTCAGTGGGAAGAGTCTAAGATTCAGGTTTCTAAACTTCAGGAGCTTCTGATTGAAGAGCGTGCAGCTTTAAGAACTTTATTAGGTCTGCCATTAGGTGCTCTATACGACGTAAAATTAGTTGAGCTTGCTCCAACTGATTTCGAATTAAAATCAGCAAGTGAAATTGCTCAAAGATCTCTTGATGTCGCTCCAGAAATGTCGCAAATCGGATTTTTAATTAAAGCAGCTAAGGCCGGTAAGTTTGCCAAGGTTTTTGGTTTTATCTCATCAGCAACGGTTTCAGGATCGTCAACTGATGGCTCTTCAGCATTCAGTGGCCTTAAAGCTGGTGGTGGATTCACTATCGGTGCAGACACTTTTGTTAACGTAAAAATCGGGAACAATAATATCGCTGCCATTCAGTTACGTGAAGATCAGTTAAGAGAAGAAAACGAAAAAACGGCCGAAATCATCTCTGGAAGAATTGTTGAAGTTAAATCTCAAAAAGACTTAACGGCAAACGCACTAAGAGACCGCTTAAAAGTTTATGAAGCACAAAAGAAACAATACGCGATTGGATTAATCCCACTTCAGACATTGTTTTTAACTCAGACTCAATTAACAGCTTCTTATGTCAACAATATCAAAAATGATCTTGATTTAAAAATGCAACGCCTGACGCTTCAGCGCCTGGTAATTGACGGTGACTTTGCAAAAGTTGTTGGATGCAAGAGCAGCGATAAGTCTTTTGACACTAGTTTCGAAACGAGCAACGATAAAAAATGGTTTAAAAAAGATCCAAAAGAAAGCACCACAACTCTAGACGATATTTGTAAATAATTAATTGGTTCCACCAACTGGTGGAACCTCATATTATGTTCTACAATTCCTTATGCACTCTTTTCCTATCGATTCCATTAAAGACAAGATTTTAGATTCACTAGATGTGGTGGATTTCCTAGTTATTAAATCAACTCCAGGATCGGGTAAAACCACGCGCGTTCCTCTGTTTT
Coding sequences within it:
- a CDS encoding TolC family protein; the encoded protein is MKKILSTFIITMILFSSTLSFAAETKTFIITPESIRTQMFSSNMTLLQALNNVEKSKLDVSMARAKLLPSLNLGLLIPALANPTFLLAQVSFLFPFLIPSNWAVLKQEKALLEADRLAYKALQLNILSNALSLYYTYLNDIQVQQIYSEQSTTLGLLYQSLKRQASVLGNVTTEDLNMAAAQWEESKIQVSKLQELLIEERAALRTLLGLPLGALYDVKLVELAPTDFELKSASEIAQRSLDVAPEMSQIGFLIKAAKAGKFAKVFGFISSATVSGSSTDGSSAFSGLKAGGGFTIGADTFVNVKIGNNNIAAIQLREDQLREENEKTAEIISGRIVEVKSQKDLTANALRDRLKVYEAQKKQYAIGLIPLQTLFLTQTQLTASYVNNIKNDLDLKMQRLTLQRLVIDGDFAKVVGCKSSDKSFDTSFETSNDKKWFKKDPKESTTTLDDICK